From a single Rutidosis leptorrhynchoides isolate AG116_Rl617_1_P2 chromosome 5, CSIRO_AGI_Rlap_v1, whole genome shotgun sequence genomic region:
- the LOC139849413 gene encoding secreted RxLR effector protein 161-like translates to MEEDEVEMEKVPYASAVGSVMYAMVFTRPDIAHAVGVVSQYMSKLGKENWEAVKWLLRYLKGKTAISWMSRLQRNVSLSTTEAEYMAIVEAAKELV, encoded by the exons ATGGAAGAAGACGAGGTGGAGATGGAGAAGGTTccgtatgcatcggccgtgggtagtgttatgtatgccatggtttttACGAGACCGGATATTGCTCATGCGGTAGGGGTAGTAAGCCAATATATGTCTAAACTGGGGAAAGagaattgggaagcggtcaaatggttgcttcgttacttGAAAG GGAAGACGGCaattagttggatgtctcgactacaaagaaATGTTTCTTTATCAACAACAgaggccgaatatatggctattgtaGAAGCTGCTAAAGAGCTTGTGTGA